A region of Acipenser ruthenus chromosome 51, fAciRut3.2 maternal haplotype, whole genome shotgun sequence DNA encodes the following proteins:
- the LOC131722788 gene encoding zinc finger protein 70-like isoform X1 codes for MDVSVSVSLFQDELASTVELAVKAAADSVVCAITEAVSSKFTELQEDMSAVKRENETLKLRLEISESELKAVRGCINAAHADIKQPFIFQDPIESHAIPESEAQEGPKIEAAYTREESFEQEWCASLIQVTELPCVKDEDVPECVPIKEEFIEQECVSIAEELPTENNVCTVEENTKLGSNLCDDSPSECDLGFGASKVDEGEHDSTPSPQCKNSTRGEPQSKKHRETTPQEEYVKTLRTHSVTIPSLQDRHPLTVESTETPHSACFNNSETQGSLKTLPHSIKGGKSSCQLDAPETHKGNPTGGTTCSWADCGKRFNHISLLKRHQRIHTGEKPSHIQTSDKSFTQLGNLHSHQRIITGEKPYHCDVCGKRFSHLGNLKKHKAIHTGEKPHHCDVCGKRFSQLGYLKKHKAIHTGEKPHHCAVCGKRFSQSGDLKRHKAIHTGDKPYHCSVCGKRFSLFGNLKGHHKIHTGEKPHHCPECGKTFSHIGNLKKHKAIHTGEKPHHCDVCGKRFSQLGDLKRHHKIHTGV; via the exons atggacgtcagtgtctccgtgtcgttgtttcaagacgagctcgcctccacCGTCGAgctcgcagtgaaagcggctgcagACAGCGTCGTGTGCGCGATTACTGAAGCTGTgagcagcaaattcactgaattacaagaggacatgtctgcagtgaagagagagaatgaaactctgaagctgagattggaaatatcagagagcgagctgaaagccgtgcgagggtgtataaacgctgcacatgcagacattaaacagcctttcatatttcaag atcccatagagagccacgctatccctgaatctgaagcacaggaggggccaaagatagaagcagctTACACACGagaggagtcctttgagcaggagtggtgtgcaagtctaatacaggttacagagctgccatgtgttaaagatgaagacgtCCCTGagtgtgttcctattaaagaggaattcatagaacaggaatgtgtctccatcgcagaggaacttcctactgaaaataatgtctgtacagtTGAGGAGAACAccaagctgggatccaacctgtgtgatgattctccatctgaatgtgatctgggatttggag cttctaaagtagatgaaggagaacacgactccactccatcaccccagtgcaaaaactctACTAGAGGCGAACCACAgagcaagaaacacagagaaacgacaccccaagaagagtatgtgaagacattgagaactcactcagttacaatcccttctttacaagacagacacccacttactgtggagagtacagagacgccACATTCTGCATGTTTTAACAATTCAGAAACCCAGGGCAgcttgaagaccttgcctcattctattaaaggtgggaagagttcctgtcaattagacgctcctgaaactcacaagggaaatcccacaggagggactacgtgttcctgggctgattgtgggaagcgtttcaatcatatatcactgcttaaaagacaccagcgcattcacacaggagagaaaccttcccacatacagaccagtgataagagtttcacacagttaggaaatcttcattcacaccagcgcattatcacaggagagaaaccttatcactgtgatgtttgtgggaagagattcagtcacttaggaaaccttaaaaaacacaaagccattcacacaggagagaaacctcatcactgtgatgtttgtgggaagagattcagccagttaggataccttaaaaaacacaaagccattcacacaggagagaaacctcatcactgtgctgtttgtgggaagagatttagCCAGTCtggagaccttaaaagacacaaagccattcacacaggagataaaccttatcactgttctgtttgtgggaagagattcagcctgTTTGGAAACCTTAAAggacaccataaaattcacacaggagagaaacctcatcactgccctgagtgtgggaagacattcagtcacataggaaaccttaaaaaacacaaagccattcacacaggagagaaacctcatcactgtgatgtttgtgggaagagattcagccagttaggagaccttaaaagacaccataaaattcacacaggtgtgtaa
- the LOC131722788 gene encoding zinc finger protein 583-like isoform X2, protein MDVSVSVSLFQDELASTVELAVKAAADSVVCAITEAVSSKFTELQEDMSAVKRENETLKLRLEISESELKAVRGCINAAHADIKQPFIFQASKVDEGEHDSTPSPQCKNSTRGEPQSKKHRETTPQEEYVKTLRTHSVTIPSLQDRHPLTVESTETPHSACFNNSETQGSLKTLPHSIKGGKSSCQLDAPETHKGNPTGGTTCSWADCGKRFNHISLLKRHQRIHTGEKPSHIQTSDKSFTQLGNLHSHQRIITGEKPYHCDVCGKRFSHLGNLKKHKAIHTGEKPHHCDVCGKRFSQLGYLKKHKAIHTGEKPHHCAVCGKRFSQSGDLKRHKAIHTGDKPYHCSVCGKRFSLFGNLKGHHKIHTGEKPHHCPECGKTFSHIGNLKKHKAIHTGEKPHHCDVCGKRFSQLGDLKRHHKIHTGV, encoded by the exons atggacgtcagtgtctccgtgtcgttgtttcaagacgagctcgcctccacCGTCGAgctcgcagtgaaagcggctgcagACAGCGTCGTGTGCGCGATTACTGAAGCTGTgagcagcaaattcactgaattacaagaggacatgtctgcagtgaagagagagaatgaaactctgaagctgagattggaaatatcagagagcgagctgaaagccgtgcgagggtgtataaacgctgcacatgcagacattaaacagcctttcatatttcaag cttctaaagtagatgaaggagaacacgactccactccatcaccccagtgcaaaaactctACTAGAGGCGAACCACAgagcaagaaacacagagaaacgacaccccaagaagagtatgtgaagacattgagaactcactcagttacaatcccttctttacaagacagacacccacttactgtggagagtacagagacgccACATTCTGCATGTTTTAACAATTCAGAAACCCAGGGCAgcttgaagaccttgcctcattctattaaaggtgggaagagttcctgtcaattagacgctcctgaaactcacaagggaaatcccacaggagggactacgtgttcctgggctgattgtgggaagcgtttcaatcatatatcactgcttaaaagacaccagcgcattcacacaggagagaaaccttcccacatacagaccagtgataagagtttcacacagttaggaaatcttcattcacaccagcgcattatcacaggagagaaaccttatcactgtgatgtttgtgggaagagattcagtcacttaggaaaccttaaaaaacacaaagccattcacacaggagagaaacctcatcactgtgatgtttgtgggaagagattcagccagttaggataccttaaaaaacacaaagccattcacacaggagagaaacctcatcactgtgctgtttgtgggaagagatttagCCAGTCtggagaccttaaaagacacaaagccattcacacaggagataaaccttatcactgttctgtttgtgggaagagattcagcctgTTTGGAAACCTTAAAggacaccataaaattcacacaggagagaaacctcatcactgccctgagtgtgggaagacattcagtcacataggaaaccttaaaaaacacaaagccattcacacaggagagaaacctcatcactgtgatgtttgtgggaagagattcagccagttaggagaccttaaaagacaccataaaattcacacaggtgtgtaa